The genomic window TCTTAGATAACTTCTCAAATGGCGTATCCATATCGATCTTAAACTCTTTGGCAGCTTGAGCTAACATCTCAGGATAGTATTGAGAACTAATTGGGTTCCAAGGTTGAATGGCACCCTCTTTTAAAGTCTTACTTGGGTCAGGAATGACCAAGTCTTGATCGACCTCTAGTTTCATCCCTAAACCATCACAGGCCTCACAAGCTCCAAATGGCGCGTTAAATGAGAATAGTCTAGGTTCCAATTCACCCACCGTAAATCCACAAAGTGGACATGAGTTCTTCTCAGAAAAGACCATCATTTCGCCGCCGATAACGTCAGCGTTCATGTAACCATCAGATAGACGCAAGGCTGCTTCGACTGAATCAGTCAAACGTGACTTAATATGGTCATTGATCACGATACGGTCAACGATTACATCAATATCATGCTTCTTGTTCTTCTCTAGTTCGATATCTTCACTGATGTCGTGGATCTCGCCATCAATACGAACACGAACGTAGCCTTGCTTTTGAATTTGGGCCAAGGCCTTTTTGTGTTGGCCTTTTTTGGCGCGAATAACTGGAGACAAAACTTGAAGTTTTGTCCCTTCATCTAATTTCAAAATTGAATCAACCATTTGTTGGGCTGATTGGCTCGTAATGACTGTACCGTCATTTGGACAAATCGGTGTTCCAACACGTGCCCAAAGCAGACGTAAATAATCATTGATCTCGGTAACTGTACCGACAGTTGAACGTGGGTTCTTTGAAGTAGTCTTTTGGTCGATCGAAATTGCTGGACTTAAGCCATCTATTGAATCGACATCTGGTTTATCCATTTGTCCCAAAAATTGTCTGGCATATGAAGACAAGCTTTCGACATATCGTCTTTGTCCTTCTGCGTATAAAGTGTCAAAAGCTAGCGAACTTTTCCCAGAGCCAGATAGACCAGTCATGACAACCAGTTTATCACGTGGAATAGTCACGTTAATATTTTTTAAGTTATGAGCACGAGCTCCATGAATTACTATTTTATCATTCAGCATACTTAATTCATTTCCGCCTTTAATTCAAGAATTGTATCACGCAAGTTGGCAGCACCCTCGAAATCTAATTTCTTGGCTGCTGATTCCATTTGTTCAGTTAAATTACTGATCAATTCGTTCTTTTGTTTCTTGGTCATATTATCAAAGTCGAGATTATCCTCAGTGATAGCCTCTTTTTCTGACTCAGAGTTATCGACCTTATGGAACATGGAAATTGCGTCACGAATCGGCTTAACAATAGTCTTAGGAGTAATTCCATGCTCTTCGTTAAATTTCATTTGGATCTCACGTCTGTGCTTAGTCTTGTCGATAGCATTGCGCATTGATTCAGTAATTGAATCTGCATACATGATAACTTTACCATGTTCATTTCTAGATGCACGACCAATGATCTGAACTAGCGAACGTTCGGCACGTAAAAATCCTTCCTTGTCAGCATCCAAAATTGCAATCAAGGATACTTCGGGAACATCAATACCTTCACGTAGCAAGTTGATACCAATCAAAACATCAAATTTACCTAGACGCAGATCACGAATGATTTGCGACCGTTCGATCGTCTTGATATCACTGTGCAAGTATCGGACTTTGATCCCCAGATCTTTGAAGTAATCCGTCAGATCCTCGGCCATCTTCTTAGTCAAAGTCGTGACAAAGACTCTTTCGTGCTTCTCGACTCGGTCGTTTATCTCCGCGACCAAATCATCGATTTGTCCCATGATCGGCCGGACTTCAATTACCGGATCTAGCAGACCAGTTGGACGAATAATTTGTGGGACCACATGACTAGTTCTATCTAGTTCATAAGGTCCAGGCGTAGCTGAAACATACAGAATACGTTTAACGTGTTGTTCAAACTCATCAAGTTTTAACGGACGGTTGTCCAAAGCACTTGGCAATCTGAAACCGTAGTTTACTAGCATCTGCTTTCTGGCACGGTCACCATTGTACATACCACGAATTTGAGGCATCGTAACGTGTGACTCATCGATCATAATATTAAAATCATCAGGGAAGAAATCTAGTAACGTGAAAGGTGGTTCACCTTCGGCACGTCCTTCCATGTGACGAGAATAATTTTCGATACCAGATGTATAACCCATTTCACGCATCATTTCGATATCGTATTCAGTTCTTTGCTTAATCCGTTGAGCTTCTAATAATTTACCTTCGCCCTCGAACTTCTTAACTTGAACGTCGAGTTCATTTTGAATTCTAGTTAAAGCTTGTTCCATACTGGCATCACTGATCATAAAGTGAGTCGCAGGGAAAATACCGATATGATCCATTGAACCAATGATCTCACCAGTTAAAGCATTCATTTCAATAATACGGTCTATTTCGTCGCCAAAAAATTCGACACGAATAGCATTATCATCTCTTGATGCAGGGAAAATGTCGACGACATCCCCACGGACACGAAAGCGTCCACGTTGAAAATCGATATCATTACGCTCAAATTGATTCTCGACTAATTCTTCGAGTAATTTATTACGCGAGATCTGTTGACCAGTTCTCAAGGAAATAATACTGTCAGCATATTCTCTTGGATCACCTAAACCAAAGATACAAGAAACTGAAGCCACGACAATAACGTCATTTCGCTCAAGCAATGAACTTGTCGCTGAATGACGTAATTTATCGATCTCATCATTGATACTTGAATCCTTTTCGATGTAAGTATCGCTTGATGGAACATATGCTTCTGGTTGGTAGTAATCATAATAACTTACGAAGTATTCCACAGCATTGTGTGGGAAAAATTCTTTCATCTCACCGTAAAGTTGACCCGCAAGAGTCTTGTTGTGGGAAATGATGAGCGTTGGTTTGTTTAAATTCTTAATAACATTAGCCATCGTAAACGTCTTACCAGTACCAGTGGCACCTTCTAGGACCATTTCTTTATCGCCGTCTTCAAAACCCTTAGTGAGTTTGTCGATAGCCTGTTGTTGATCCCCGGCAGGAGCGTACTTTGAAACTAAGTCAAACTTATTGTCATCCACTCTATCTATCACTTTGAAACCTCCCAAAGCCAAAAAATACATCTAACTCAAACTGAATTAGATGTAATTTGCGTTAGAAATTTATATCGAATATATATTAACATATCGAACATACTTTCGCTATTTTTTTGGACTATTTGAAAGTTTTGGCAACATGGCAAAAATTATTAATCCAACTAAGAATAGGACACTCAACGATGCCGCACCAATAGTTGATTTACCAGTTAATTGCGTCACGATACCAACTAAGAATGGTCCCATGACAGCCGAGAATTTGCCCAGGATATTGTAGAATCCGAAAAATTCGCTACCAGAATCTTTCGGAATGATCTTACCAAAGAAGGATCTACTCAAAGCTTGTAAACCACCTTGAACAGTACCAACTAAAATGGCCAAGATCCAGAAGTCTGCCGTAGTATGCAAGTTCAATGCATAAAGACAAATTACTAGATAAACAAATATTCCTAATAGAATACCTTCACGAGTTGAAAATCTATCCGCGATCCAACCGAATAAAATTGAAAATGGGAAGGCAACTAGCTGTACGACTAACATGACGATCATCAAGACACTGGTTTTAACACCGATATCCATCCCGATAGCAGTCGCCATAGTAAAGATCGTATCGACACCATCAATATAGAAGAAATAAGCTACTAAAAACCAAGCTACTTGCTTATATTGTTTGATGTGTCTGATCGTTTGAAAAACTCGTTTGAAACTTCCAGCAAGTGGTGCTGAAGTTGGAGCAACTGAATACTTTTGATGGACATTTTTTTGCAGAGGTAAGTAAAAAATTATCCACCAGACTGCTGCAATAATAAAACTCCAACGTGAAACTGCGGCGCTGTCCATGGCTCCAAAGCCATTAGTTAAATACAATACCAGGAACAAACTGAATGCGACCACTCCACCTAGATATCCATAAGCATATCCATGCGTTGAAATTTTGTTCATTTGACTATTATCGGCCACATCAGTCAAAAAGCTATCGTAGAACAAATTACTAGCCGAGTATCCGATTGCCGATATGACATAAATTGCCAGTATCCAGCGCCACTGAGTGGCTGGAAGCAAGGCTAAGCCAACCGTTGAAACGATACCTAGCCAACAAAAAATATTTAATAAACGTTTTTTAAAGTTTGGATAATCTGCTAACGCTCCTAAAAATGGAGCCAAGATTGAAACTAATAAAGTTCCAAAACTGTTAGCATATCCCCAAAATGCCGTTGAACTGGCTGCAGAAACATGGTCAGCCTGTGCGATCGATTTAAAATACACAGGTAAAACTGCGGTCGTAACGATGATACCGTAACCTGAATTGGCCCAGTCATACAGGATCCAACTCCATTGCTTTTTGTTGATCTTCAAATTGACACCCCTTAATTTTTAAAGACATCCTCAATGGTTTGACCTGCTATTTCATTAGTAAATTTCAAACCTAGTAATTTAGCGAATGTTGGTGCTTCATCTACTAAATTAGCCTTCTCAACTGTTGATCCTTTTTTAATTGCCGGACCATTAAATACTAACGTGGTTTGATAATCTG from Companilactobacillus sp. includes these protein-coding regions:
- the uvrB gene encoding excinuclease ABC subunit UvrB is translated as MIDRVDDNKFDLVSKYAPAGDQQQAIDKLTKGFEDGDKEMVLEGATGTGKTFTMANVIKNLNKPTLIISHNKTLAGQLYGEMKEFFPHNAVEYFVSYYDYYQPEAYVPSSDTYIEKDSSINDEIDKLRHSATSSLLERNDVIVVASVSCIFGLGDPREYADSIISLRTGQQISRNKLLEELVENQFERNDIDFQRGRFRVRGDVVDIFPASRDDNAIRVEFFGDEIDRIIEMNALTGEIIGSMDHIGIFPATHFMISDASMEQALTRIQNELDVQVKKFEGEGKLLEAQRIKQRTEYDIEMMREMGYTSGIENYSRHMEGRAEGEPPFTLLDFFPDDFNIMIDESHVTMPQIRGMYNGDRARKQMLVNYGFRLPSALDNRPLKLDEFEQHVKRILYVSATPGPYELDRTSHVVPQIIRPTGLLDPVIEVRPIMGQIDDLVAEINDRVEKHERVFVTTLTKKMAEDLTDYFKDLGIKVRYLHSDIKTIERSQIIRDLRLGKFDVLIGINLLREGIDVPEVSLIAILDADKEGFLRAERSLVQIIGRASRNEHGKVIMYADSITESMRNAIDKTKHRREIQMKFNEEHGITPKTIVKPIRDAISMFHKVDNSESEKEAITEDNLDFDNMTKKQKNELISNLTEQMESAAKKLDFEGAANLRDTILELKAEMN
- a CDS encoding MFS transporter; its protein translation is MKINKKQWSWILYDWANSGYGIIVTTAVLPVYFKSIAQADHVSAASSTAFWGYANSFGTLLVSILAPFLGALADYPNFKKRLLNIFCWLGIVSTVGLALLPATQWRWILAIYVISAIGYSASNLFYDSFLTDVADNSQMNKISTHGYAYGYLGGVVAFSLFLVLYLTNGFGAMDSAAVSRWSFIIAAVWWIIFYLPLQKNVHQKYSVAPTSAPLAGSFKRVFQTIRHIKQYKQVAWFLVAYFFYIDGVDTIFTMATAIGMDIGVKTSVLMIVMLVVQLVAFPFSILFGWIADRFSTREGILLGIFVYLVICLYALNLHTTADFWILAILVGTVQGGLQALSRSFFGKIIPKDSGSEFFGFYNILGKFSAVMGPFLVGIVTQLTGKSTIGAASLSVLFLVGLIIFAMLPKLSNSPKK